The genomic segment ACGACTTGCTCGCCACCGGTGGCACCATGATCGCCACGGCTAATTTGATTAGGCGTTTAGGCGGTATCGTGGAACACGCTGGTTTTATTATTTCACTCCCCGAGCTAGGCGGTGAAGCAAAGCTGCAAGAAATTGGTGTACAAAGTCATTCTATTTGTGAGTTTGAAGGCGAGTAATTAAATAACATGAGCTATCAAGTTCTAGCGCGAAAATGGCGGCCGAATAACTTCAGTGAATTAGTCGGTCAAGAGCATGTCGTTGCAGCCATTTCAAATGCACTTGATAATGACCGCTTACACCACGCTTACTTGTTTACTGGAACACGTGGTGTAGGTAAAACCACCATCGCTCGGATTTTCTCGAAAAGTCTGAATTGCGAATTGGGTATGGGGTCAAAACCTTGTGGCCAATGTTCAACCTGCGTAGAGATAGAGCAGGGCAACTTTGTTGATCTTTTAGAGATTGACGCGGCCTCTCGTACCAAAGTTGAAGACACTCGAGAATTATTAGATAACGTACAATATCGTCCCACTCGCGGCCGATATAAAGTGTATCTAATCGATGAAGTACACATGTTGTCTAAGCATAGTTTTAACGCGTTGCTTAAAACCCTTGAAGAGCCACCCCCTCATGTGAAGTTTTTGTTGGCCACGACCGATCCACAAAAACTACCGATCACCATTTTGTCTCGTTGCTTACAGTTCAATCTCAAAGCCTTATCGCGAGCGCAAATTGCTCAGCAACTCAAGCATGTGTTTAACCAAGAACAACTCGAAAATGAGCCGGAAGCGCTGGCGCAGCTAGCAAGAGCTGCCCAAGGTAGTATGCGTGACGCATTGAGTTTATCTGACCAAGCCATCGCCCAAGGAAATGGCAATGTTAGTTTAAGCATCGTCACCGACATGCTTGGCTTGATGGATAAAACCCAAGTTCTCAAGTTACTGAATGCTGTGCTGAATAAGCAAAATGACTTGGTGTTTGAACTAGTTGAACTGATGTCAGAGCAAGCAGTTGATTATAGCCAAGTGCTTAACGAATTAATGAGTTTGCTACATCAAGTTGCCTTGACGCAGTTTGTGCCTGATGCATGTAAGCTTGAAACGATTTCAGCGCGAGCCATTTATCAGTTAGCAAAAAATGCTGTGCCTGAGCACATTCAACTGCTTTATCAAATCATCTTGCAGGGCAAGCGAGACATGCCGTTTGCCGCGGATGCCAGAACAGGTCTTGAAATGACACTGCTGCGCATGTTGGCGTTTAGCCCAGTGCAGGCCAACACCAGCATTGAAGAGCTAGTGGCCATGACGCCAAGCCCTTCAGTGCAGCCAGAGCAAGAACAACAAGCTCAAGATCGAGAAGCACCGTTAGCACCGTCAGAAAACACCCAATTGGCGTCAACGGTGACAATGGATTCTGCGCTCGAAAAGGCCGAACAGGAACCACAGGTTGGAAAAATAACGCCTGAGGCTGCTCACTCTGGATCCGCTACCGACACGCAAACTAATGCTGCGTTTCAACCATCAGCGGCACCGCAACAGACTTCGGCTGTGCAGAGTGACATTACGCCGCCTCATCAAGGGTCTTCAGTTGAGATAAGTGATGAGCAAGATCTCATAAGCGCTGATAGACCCGCTAACGCAGGTCCTGAGCAAAACCAGCCAACAGATGAAGCATCTGCGCAGCAGCTTGATGATGAATATTACAGTGCGCAAATGCAAGAAATGGAAGCTCAGCAAGCGGACATTTTGCAAGAAGCAGAACACTATATTCAGCGAGAGTATACTGAACAAGCACGTGACGGGCATGTAGAGAAAAGCCATACACAAAGTGCGTCAAAACCACAAAGCCAAACCACCGAAAGTTTACTCGCCTTGCGCCGAAAGTTGACGCAAACCGCGACAGACGAAGAGGAGAATGCCCCTTCAGTAAAAAAGTCTGAAGGAGGATATGATACCAGTCAGTTTTTGCCTGGTGGCAGTGGGCCGGGTGTTGAACCTATGCCAGGGGCGGTGCCAAGAAAGCAATCGACGACCGAACCACCTGTAACCACTGTTGCTCAAAATGTACCTCAGCCAGCCGCCCATGATACTTCATCTACGGACGATGCACTGACTCAAGACGAGCTTAATCAAGACTTACCTCGTGAAAACGTTGCGGGGGGAAATTCTGAATATGAAAAGACTCAAAATACCTTCGAGCCAAACCTAAATAATACCGCTAATGCTGAAGAAGCACCGCCTTGGGCGACTGACGATGCCTATAATGGTAATGCGGCACAAGATGATATCGCTCGCGGTGAAACGACTTTAGATGCAGTAACACCGCCGATTGACGAGCAAGAGAATTTCTCAGATAACGAACAAGCGATTGAAAATACGGTTTTCGACCCCACTGCTCACTTAGCACAAGATTTAGAATGTGAAGTTAACTATGACGTACCAGCATTTCTAGAATCGGGTGAAAAAGTCACTATTGCGCCGCAACTAGATAAATGGAGCGCCTTGATAACACAAATGCAGGTCGCAGCACTGACTAAGCAACTTGCCTTGCACTCAGAGTTCACGCGAGAGGGTGATAAGGTGATACTTAATTTGGTGCAAAGCAAAGAGCACCTCAACACTGAGTCAGCCAAAGAGCAATTGCAACACGCTCTTAGTGACGTGTTACAGCAAGACATTCAGCTAGAAGTACATGTAGGTGACGCAATTAATACACCATTTGCTTTGCAGCAAAGTATCAACCGGGTGAGGTTGGAACATGCTAAGCAGGTGGTAGAAACCAATGAAGCCATTGGCATGTTTAAAGACATGTTCAACGCGCAAGTGCTGACTGATTCAATCAAAGCACGTTAAATTTTATTCCAAAGATTAAGAGAGAAAAGTATGTTTAAAGGTGGAATGGGCAACGTAATGAAGCAAGCGCAACAAATGCAAGAGCGCATGCAGAAGAAACAAGAAGAGCTGGCCAAAATGGAAGTCACGGGCGAGTCAGGTGCGGGCTTAGTGAAAGTCACTATGACCTGTAATCACAACGTACGCCGCGTTGACATCGACGACAGCTTGATGGAAGACGATAAAGAAATGATCGAAGACTTGGTTGCAGCGGCAATTAATGATGCAGTACGTCGTGTGCAAGAAACCACCAAAGAACAAATGGCTGACGTCACTGGCGGCATGGCAATGCCCCCAGGGTTTAAAATGCCGTTCTAACTGTTAGCCCTTCAATCTTTTAGTTCGCCATTGCTTGAAAAGCCATGGCGACAAATAGGGGATAATCACTCTTTCAAAAAGCTCTAGTTTTTTACTAGGGCTTTTTTTGTTTGTTCTGTCTCATTCTGAAATAGGTTGACATAAAGAGGACTTTTTTATGTCGACATCAAGGATTAAAGGCGTTACTTAATTTTAGACTAAAGCAATTTGGGTCAAGCGTCATATTTATATCGTTGTTAGTATTTAACGGCTTAGGAGAGAACGAATTGTATGGCTAAAGATCGCGATCGGTTTACAGATGTAGTGACGTATATTGAAGCTAACCTTGATGAAGAAATTGATCTCGATAAGCTTTGTCAGCACGTGAACTTATCAAAATTTCATTTTCATAGGCAATGCTCCATATACTTTGGCATATCTATAATGGCGCTTGTAAGACTACTGAGACTCAAAAGAGCCGCACTTCAGTTAGCGTTTAGGGGCGATAAAATTATAAATATCGCGATTGAAAATGGCTATGAAAGTCACGAAGGCTTTTCAAGGGCGTTTAAAAAGCACTTCGATAAAAGCCCGTTCGAATTTAGGAAAAAACCTGATTGGACTCCTTGGCAAACTATATATGAACCAGTGTTAATGCTAAGGATTAAAAATATGAATGCGGATCCTGATTGTAAAGTCGAGTTAATTGATTTCCCTGAAACATCAATTGCAGTATTAGAGCACAGAGGCGCGCCGAATTTACTTATAAATACAATACAAGCATTTATCCAATGGAGAAAGATTAATCATCTGCCACCTAGGATAAGCAAAACTTTTAATTTAGTTTATGATGACCCGAGTTCTACCGAGCCAGAAGATTATAGATTTGATATTGGTTGCTCTACTCCTCACGTAATTGATGTAAATGAATATGGGGTGATTAATAAGACAATCCCAGCAGGAAAATGCGCAGTTGTTAGGCATATCGGCAGTGATGACACTATTGGGGAGGTGGTAAATTTCCTTTATTCAAAATGGTTAGATAATTCCTATTTTGAAGCTCGCAATTTCCCGCTATTTTTTGAAAGAGTTAGCTTGTTTCCAGACGTACCAGAGAGTGAAATGATAACTGATATATATTTGCCTATCGCATGACTATCAGGCGACTCCCTTGTTCTTATTACGCGACCAAGCGAACATGAAAAGCATGACTACGCAGTTAAATATTGGCCGACTTGGGATAGAGAAATAGTGATAAACACGTTAGTATGCGCAGCTTGTGACCCATGCGTGGCGTGCTTAAATCTTTGGTTTGTTGTGCATGTCGTTTCGTAATGAATCAGCCTAAATACACGTTTTAGGTATATAGGCGTCACAGTTATATGGCAAATAAACTTACTATTTTAATCAAGGCAGTATAGATGAAACTTAGTCCTCTTATTTTAGAGCTAATTAATGCGTTTAAAGTGTTACCTGGTGTGGGCCCAAAAAGTGCTCAGCGTATGGCGTTTCATTTATTAGAGCGAAATAGAAGCGGTGCCTTGCAGTTGAGCCAAGTGTTGCATAACGCCATGGAGCATGTGGGGCATTGCAAACAATGTCGTACGTTTACTGAAAGTGAATTGTGTGAGATTTGTGCTCACCCTACGCGCAGTGAAGCTGGCACCTTGTGTATTGTAGAATCACCCCAAGACGTGGTGGCGATTGAGCAAACGGCTGAGTTTAAAGGCCTTTACTTTGTGTTGATGGGGCACTTATCGCCTATCGACGGTATTGGCCCAAGTGAAATCGGTTTAGATGAGCTGGCCAATTTACTCGACAATAAAGACTTAAACGAAGTGATCTTAGCCACTAACCCCACGGTTGAAGGTGAAGCGACTGCACATTATATTGGCCAGATGTGCTCAGCACGGGATATTAAAGCCACACGCTTAGCCCATGGTATGCCGGTAGGAGGCGAGTTAGAGTTTGTGGATGGCAATACGTTAACCCATGCTTTTGTTGGTCGAAGAAGCTTGTTATAAGCGAAAATCTGGCGCTTTTTTAACGGTCTTGTTCTTAGGCCGTTCAATATCTCATCGATAGTTACAATTTTTTTGTGTTTTGTATTGAATTGCATGCAAGCGACCTTATCTCCTTACACACAAACAGAAACCAACTAACTTAGGAGATACTTGTCCATGGCTGAAGTTGCCCATCAAGAAACTCATGGCTTTCAAACCGAAGTAAAACAATTACTTCAGTTGATGATCCATTCACTTTATTCGAATAAAGAAATATTTCTTCGTGAACTTGTTTCTAACGCTGCCGATGCAGCTGACAAATTGCGATTCAAGGCGTTGTCTAATGACAGCTTATACGAAGGTGATGGCGATTTATGCGTTAAGTTAAGCATAGATAAAGACGCCGGCTCTATCACTATCAGTGATAACGGTATCGGTATGGACCGCGCCAGTGTTATTGAGCATCTAGGGACTATTGCTAAATCAGGCACGTCTGAATTTTTCAATAATTTATCCGGCGACCAAGCGAAAGATTCACAGTTAATCGGTCAATTTGGTGTTGGTTTTTACTCGGCATTTATTGTCGCTCAAAAAGTCGTTGTGCGCTCACGTGCTGCGGGTGATGACGCAAGTAAAGGCGTTGAATGGACCTCAGAAGGTGAGGGCGAGTTCACTGTTGCTGATATCGAAAAAGCAGATCGTGGAACTGAAATTACCTTGTTCTTACGCGATGAAGAGAAAGAATTTGCCGATGACTGGCGTTTACGTTCGATTGTAAGCAAATACTCTGATCACATCAGCATCCCTGTGATGATGTACAAAGAAGAAATTCCTGAAAGCGAAGGACCAGACGGCGAGAAAGTTCCTGCGCAGCCCGCGAAATGGGAAGCAGTTAACAAGGCAACAGCCCTGTGGACCCGTGATAAGTCAGAAGTCACTGACGACGAGTACAAAGAATTCTACAAGCACATTTCCCATGATTTTACCGATCCATTGGTTTGGTCACACAACAAGGTTGAAGGTAAAACCGAATACAATAGCTTGTTGTATATCCCGGCTAAAGCACCGTTTGATATGTGGAACCGCGATCAGAAGCACGGTCTAAAATTATATGTACAGCGTGTATTCATCATGGATGACGCTGAGCAGTTCATGCCGACGTATTTGCGTTTTGTGAAAGGCTTACTTGATTCAAACGATTTGCCGCTGAACGTATCGCGCGAAATTTTGCAAGACAACAAAATCACTCAGGCTATTCGCCAAGGGTGCACTAAACGTGTGTTGCAGATGCTTGAACGTATGGCGAAAAACGACAGCGAAAAGTATCAAGGTTTCTGGGCTGAATTTGGTAATGTGTTAAAAGAAGGCCCGGCAGAAGATCATGCAAACAAAGAAAAAATTGCTGGTTTAATGCGTTTTGCTTCAACTGATGGTGACAGTGACGCGCAAACAGTCTCACTTGCAGACTACGTTAGTCGCATGAAAGATGGCCAAGACAAAATCTACTACATCACAGCCGATAGCTACAAAGCGGCGAAGTCTAGCCCGCATCTAGAGATCTTCCGTAAGAAAGGCATTGAAGTATTGCTGATGTCAGACCGCGTTGATGAATGGTTAATGTCACACCTTACCGAATTTGACGAGAAATCATTCCAGTCAATTACTCATGGTGAGTTAGATTTAGGCGACTTAGACGACGAAGACAGTAAAAAAGCCCAAGAAGAAGCTGAAAAGCAAGTTGAAGGCTTAACTGAGCGCGTTAAAACTGTGTTAGGCGATAAAGTTGTTGAAGTGAAATTCACCCACCGCCTAACTGATTCACCTGCATGTATTGTTGC from the Paraglaciecola mesophila genome contains:
- the dnaX gene encoding DNA polymerase III subunit gamma/tau — its product is MSYQVLARKWRPNNFSELVGQEHVVAAISNALDNDRLHHAYLFTGTRGVGKTTIARIFSKSLNCELGMGSKPCGQCSTCVEIEQGNFVDLLEIDAASRTKVEDTRELLDNVQYRPTRGRYKVYLIDEVHMLSKHSFNALLKTLEEPPPHVKFLLATTDPQKLPITILSRCLQFNLKALSRAQIAQQLKHVFNQEQLENEPEALAQLARAAQGSMRDALSLSDQAIAQGNGNVSLSIVTDMLGLMDKTQVLKLLNAVLNKQNDLVFELVELMSEQAVDYSQVLNELMSLLHQVALTQFVPDACKLETISARAIYQLAKNAVPEHIQLLYQIILQGKRDMPFAADARTGLEMTLLRMLAFSPVQANTSIEELVAMTPSPSVQPEQEQQAQDREAPLAPSENTQLASTVTMDSALEKAEQEPQVGKITPEAAHSGSATDTQTNAAFQPSAAPQQTSAVQSDITPPHQGSSVEISDEQDLISADRPANAGPEQNQPTDEASAQQLDDEYYSAQMQEMEAQQADILQEAEHYIQREYTEQARDGHVEKSHTQSASKPQSQTTESLLALRRKLTQTATDEEENAPSVKKSEGGYDTSQFLPGGSGPGVEPMPGAVPRKQSTTEPPVTTVAQNVPQPAAHDTSSTDDALTQDELNQDLPRENVAGGNSEYEKTQNTFEPNLNNTANAEEAPPWATDDAYNGNAAQDDIARGETTLDAVTPPIDEQENFSDNEQAIENTVFDPTAHLAQDLECEVNYDVPAFLESGEKVTIAPQLDKWSALITQMQVAALTKQLALHSEFTREGDKVILNLVQSKEHLNTESAKEQLQHALSDVLQQDIQLEVHVGDAINTPFALQQSINRVRLEHAKQVVETNEAIGMFKDMFNAQVLTDSIKAR
- a CDS encoding YbaB/EbfC family nucleoid-associated protein; translation: MFKGGMGNVMKQAQQMQERMQKKQEELAKMEVTGESGAGLVKVTMTCNHNVRRVDIDDSLMEDDKEMIEDLVAAAINDAVRRVQETTKEQMADVTGGMAMPPGFKMPF
- a CDS encoding AraC family transcriptional regulator: MAKDRDRFTDVVTYIEANLDEEIDLDKLCQHVNLSKFHFHRQCSIYFGISIMALVRLLRLKRAALQLAFRGDKIINIAIENGYESHEGFSRAFKKHFDKSPFEFRKKPDWTPWQTIYEPVLMLRIKNMNADPDCKVELIDFPETSIAVLEHRGAPNLLINTIQAFIQWRKINHLPPRISKTFNLVYDDPSSTEPEDYRFDIGCSTPHVIDVNEYGVINKTIPAGKCAVVRHIGSDDTIGEVVNFLYSKWLDNSYFEARNFPLFFERVSLFPDVPESEMITDIYLPIA
- the recR gene encoding recombination mediator RecR, encoding MKLSPLILELINAFKVLPGVGPKSAQRMAFHLLERNRSGALQLSQVLHNAMEHVGHCKQCRTFTESELCEICAHPTRSEAGTLCIVESPQDVVAIEQTAEFKGLYFVLMGHLSPIDGIGPSEIGLDELANLLDNKDLNEVILATNPTVEGEATAHYIGQMCSARDIKATRLAHGMPVGGELEFVDGNTLTHAFVGRRSLL
- the htpG gene encoding molecular chaperone HtpG, which codes for MAEVAHQETHGFQTEVKQLLQLMIHSLYSNKEIFLRELVSNAADAADKLRFKALSNDSLYEGDGDLCVKLSIDKDAGSITISDNGIGMDRASVIEHLGTIAKSGTSEFFNNLSGDQAKDSQLIGQFGVGFYSAFIVAQKVVVRSRAAGDDASKGVEWTSEGEGEFTVADIEKADRGTEITLFLRDEEKEFADDWRLRSIVSKYSDHISIPVMMYKEEIPESEGPDGEKVPAQPAKWEAVNKATALWTRDKSEVTDDEYKEFYKHISHDFTDPLVWSHNKVEGKTEYNSLLYIPAKAPFDMWNRDQKHGLKLYVQRVFIMDDAEQFMPTYLRFVKGLLDSNDLPLNVSREILQDNKITQAIRQGCTKRVLQMLERMAKNDSEKYQGFWAEFGNVLKEGPAEDHANKEKIAGLMRFASTDGDSDAQTVSLADYVSRMKDGQDKIYYITADSYKAAKSSPHLEIFRKKGIEVLLMSDRVDEWLMSHLTEFDEKSFQSITHGELDLGDLDDEDSKKAQEEAEKQVEGLTERVKTVLGDKVVEVKFTHRLTDSPACIVADGSGMTTQMIKLMQAAGQPVPEAQYHFELNPEHSLVKMLADEQDEERFGQWTEVLFDQAALSEQGSLKDPAAFVQNLNTLLMNLAK